The nucleotide window TAAACCTACGTACATCACTCTGCCTTTCATGGCGCCTTTAAGAATGGATTTGACTTCCTCTAGCCCCTCCTTTCGGGGCTTTGTATTAACGAAGGGTATCCTGTCCCCAAGAATGAAAGTATCCTCTCTAGCTCTCGCTTGGTCTAGAGCGTGATCAAAATGTATAGTATGCCCCTTCACGTTAAGCTCTGTCTCTTCCTTTGTCAGAAGGGCCCTATTCCTAATTTCTGATATATCCTCCTCAGTTCCCTCCACTATATAAACGCTTTCAGGCTCGCAAAGATCCACAGCTTCCTCAAGAAAATGTAATAATTTGACGTTTCTTAACTTGAGCAACCTAGTCTCCATGATTGGAGATAGCTTGCCCTTCAAGAAAGAGGGTAAAACTTCCATATTAATTGTACTCAACCGTTACTTATATTCTTTAAATAATACGAAAGGATGAAAGCTATCTAGACATGTTAATAGGTAACATTCAAAAAATTATTTGTTTCATAAAGTTCTACCTCAGTTAAAACGAGGAAAGCTCTCTTTATTTTTGCTTTTCTCTTTTCTCATACAATATACTTTCCCTTTTTTATTTATATACTCCTAGATTGGTTTATATTCATAAACGTGTTAAAATGAAGAAAGGTATTTAAGACATTAGAAAAAATTTTAATAGATATTCTATGTCAGAAGAGTTAAATAAGAAAATAGCCGAATTGGCTTCAAGGGTTGATAGACTTCCTACCATAGTCTTACCCGTTTCCGTAATATTATCTTTAGCATTCGGCTACTTTATAGCGCTCTATGACGTAATAGATATCGGTCTCGCGTTCTCACCTGCATCTATAAGCTACACTGGCCTCACATCAAGTGAAGCTACAACCGTAGTTTCCATGGGGCTCTTTGGCTACATCCCAGGTGCTATAATCCTTGGATATTTAGCTGACAGGATTGGGAGAAAACCCACGTTAATACTAACCGCGTTGTTAACTGGTATAGGAAGTCTGGGCAACGCTTTGTCCGTTAATTTCGCAACCTTCATCATCTTCAGGTTCATAACAGGAATGGGAATTGGTGGAGATTTGATCCTAGTCCCAGTATATCTTGTGGAAATGGTTCCTGCCATAAAGAGGCCTCCTACTTTAACCTAGTTTACATAGCAGGTTGGGCTGGATTGGGTCTGGGTCCGTTCTTAGCTTCGGAGATAGTGCTCATTAACCCGGCTATAGGCTGGAGAGTAGTCTTCGGTATAGGTGCTACCTTAGCCTTCATAGTGCTTGTTATAAGATCCCATGCCTCAGAGACCGTAAGGATGCTTGGCCTCAAGGGACATGTAGATCAGGCCGAAAAGGTTGTGAAGGAGATGGAGGAGAAGGCTATGAAAAGGACGGGACTTAAGGAGTTGCCACCACCTCAGCCTCTTTCATTCCAAGTTAAGAAGGTAGATCCGTTCTACGTGTTCAAAAACCCAGTGTACAGGATAAGAGTGCTTGCAGTCATGCTAGCGATATTCTTCTTTTACTTCGGCGAGTATCCCTATTTGACGGAGTATCCGCTGTGGACTTCCACTTTCTTAGGTTACAAAGGTTCACTAGGCGACGAGATCACTTTTCTGTTTGGACTAGCAGGAGTAGCTACGTTTCTGGGAGCTATCGGTCTAAGGTTCGTTGTGGAGAGAGTAAGGAGACCCATCCTAGTTACTCTCAGTTACTTTGTAGGCATGCTACTTGGGGTGCTAGTGGCAGTTTATGGTGCCATAATAAAGGATGTAAACCTAGCTTTCGTAGGCATGTTACTAACGAACTTCATAGGAGTTGGCTGGAGTAACCAGCTGAACTACTTAAACGGGACTGAGAACGTGCCAACTTACGCAAGGGCTACGTCGTTTGCCTTCTCTGATGGCTTCGCTCATCTAGGGGCAGCCATATCTACTGCGATAATGTTCTCCATTATACCATTATTGGGGAGCTTAGGGACTTGGGTTCTGTTCCAAATACCGATGGTCATCATGGGGATCATACTCATTAAAGTATTGCCAAACACCATAGGCAAAAGCCTTGAAAGCGTTAACGAATCCCAGGCGGGAATATAGAAAGTGTTTTAGTTATATTATACAGTTTTTCTCCTCTTGGTTAAGACATCTCCGGTAAATCCTGAATAAAAGCAGAGCCAGCTTTGGTCTTACTCCACCCTCAAGGTTTGCCTTTCTTTTATCAAGACTCAAGAACTCATTTTTAGTGTTCCTCCTTGGTAATCACATGTCGTTAGTCTAATCTGAACTAATGTCTTGCGCAAGTTAGAATCTTACATCTCAGAGAAAATTGCTCAAAAATGGTTGGAGCTAAACTTCAATATCTAGAGTGACTGGGGCATGATCAGAACCTGTCAAGTCGGTCAGTATATCAGCTTTCCTCACCCTTGACTTTAACTCCTCAGAGACCAAGCAATAATCTATTCTCCACCCTACGTTCCTTTCCCTAGCATGAAAGCGGTAAGACCACCACGTGTAGTGACCTCCTTCTTTCACGAAGAGTCGGTAAGTATCTACAAAACCTGACAAGAGAAATTGGTGAAACCATTCCCGCTCCTGGGAAGTGAACCCAGCGTGATTTTCGTTTTCCTTAGGTCTAGCTATGTCAATTTCTTCGTGTGCCACGTTGAAATCTCCGCAAATTACCGCAGGTTTAGGTAACGACGTGACAAACTTTTGGAACTCATGATTAAATCTGATCTTATATTCTAGCCGCTTAAGCTCCTCTCCTGAGTTTGGAAAGTAAACGTTTATAACGTAAAGGGATGAAAACTCCAAGGAGATCACCCTACCCTCAGAATCGAATTCCTCATTTCCTATGCCATACTTCACGGATATTGGTTCGGTGTTGGACAAGGTTAAGGTTCCACTGTAACCCTTTCGCCTAGACGCGTTTAGGAAAACTTTGTAGGGGATAGCTAGAAAATCAATTGGAATTTGGTTCGTTTTAACCTCCTGGAACATCAAAACATCATATGACGTTTTCCTGACAAGGTCCATCAATCCTTTAGACAGGGCAGACCTTAAGCCATTTACATTCCAGGAAAGAATCCTCAACTTACGTAGTAGATTGTTTCGAGAAACCTCTTAAAGTTTTTAGACGTCCTCACCACGTTATATCCTGCCCCTTACTCGTAACAGGGCTAACCTACTCCCTACCCTGACGGGCGAAGACTTTTGTCACTTTGTAACTTCCTTTACGCGAATGTGAACTGGAAGGTTGTTTTAGAAGTAGGTCGCTGTTAACAAAAGTTCTCTGACCTCCTCCCCGCCCTAAAGGGCAAGGCCTGTCCTTCCTCTGTCAGACGATGCTATGTACTACACCGTTCTCTGGGTGCCCACGATTACGAACCTGTCGCCTCTTCTCTGCAGGAGTTTCATTCTCATCAATTTTGCCAGAGTGTCCCTACCATACCTTGAAACTAGCTCACCTAATTCAAACTCCTTACCTTCATACTGCTGTAAAGCCATCCTCGCATCGAAAATCGACGGATCGTCGGAGTAGACTTTCCTGCATATCACCTCTATCTCGACGTCATGTTTCCTCATTTGTTCCCTTATCCCTTTAAGTCCCACAAGGACGCATAAATCTGTTAAGTCACTCACGTTGAATCTTAGAAGATCCACGATGATCTCACGGGGAATGCCGGCTCTGGCTAGGTTGATTCCTTGGACAGGTACTCCGTACTTTATACTCAAGTGAATGTCTAGGGCCTTTCTGAACCTATCATCATTTAGAGCTCTCATTACCCTATACATGGCGAAGGATATCCAACGAGAATTGGAGATGAATTCGCCTATGTCCTTGTGGGAAAGCTTTACGCATAACCCTTCAATGCTCTCACCATTCATCCACTTGGAGAGAAGTTCCTTACCTTCCTTGCAACCCCTCAGGCTTGGGGCAACTTCTGGAGAAGAGACGATAGCGGTTATCAAGTCCTGCTCCTTGTTCTCTATGGGAAAACCCTTTAGCGCCTTCACATCAATGTAACTAATGGCAACAGCTCGCCCTAGGGGAGTTATACTGAGATGGTCTCTAAGCTCAAGAAGCTTCATTTCCCTGAGGCTTGTTACTGATCTCTCAACTTCGCTCTCATCAACTCCACGGAAGTTAAAGGTAGAGTTTATGGAATCCTTGAGCTTTTGAAAGTCTACTCTCTGGTTCCACGAAATGAACGCTAAAGAGAGTGTATCCAAATCTGGCCTACTCACCTCAGGGTTGGCAGTGCCTCTGAAGTACTTCCTAGAGTAGATCTCGGCGAAGACCTTATTGCTGGCAATGAGTATGGTCAAACCCTCCTTGTCGTACTTAGGCCTCCCTGCCCTTCCGGCTATCTGAAGGAACTCAGATCTCGAGATGTCCTTCCAACCCTTGAATTCCCCCTTCTCGTCTACTAGGGGAAGCTTCATCTCATAGAATACCACTGCGTAAACTGGGAGGTTAACTCCCTGTCCCAAAGCTGTCGTCGACACTACGGCGTTTAAGGAACCTTTGTATAGAAGGTCTAAGACCTTCTTCCTGTCCTCTTGAGACATCCCACTGTGGTAAAAAGAGGTTCTCAAACCCATCTTGTTCAGCTTGTCTGCAAGGATCTCCGCCGACTTCCTGCTCTTCACGAAAACCAGAGCGTTCTTTCCCATGGAGGAGATTTTCTCTAAGACGTTGTAGAGAAGCTCCAGTTTGGGGAGGTTTCTAGTAGGCTTTACCTTAAAATTTTCTTCAATTCCATTGCTACATTTTAAGGTATATGGGTACGCTATACACTCGTGAAGCGGAACGGTTCTTTCCTTGTGGGAGATCAGCTTAGCGTCCAACCACTTAACGTATTTTTCAGGATTACTTAGGGTGGCGCTTAATGAGATGAGCGGGACACCCTTTTCCTTTGCCCATAGGACTATGTTCTCAATCGCTAGGCTTCTCTCACCCTCCACGTTATGGATCTCGTCAATTATTACCCTCTTCACGTTCCCCAACCAACTGTAATCATGTCTGATTGCGCTGTCCAACTTCTCGTATGTTGCCAAGAGGACATCGCCCTTGAAGTGTCTCAAATCGTCTTCATAGACGTCCGAGTCAGCTATCACTGCCCTGGTCCTGTCCTTAACATCAAGGTAAACTTCCCTTGAAAGGGCCTTGAGGGGAGAGACGTAGATTGATATCCCACCTCCCTCCAGTAGAACCACTTTAGCTAGATGAGTTTTACCTGAACCAGTTGGTGCAGAAACCAGGTAATTGCTGTTGGGATCCCTTCTGTAAGACGAGAAGAACATCTCTGCAAGAGGAAATGACATTCAACGAATTCTCTTGAATCCCTCATATAAGATTTTCTCGATAGTTAAGTCGTATAAGATTCATGGACGGGAGCTGCTCTAAGGAGTTTGGGTTCCATAGGATTTTATATTAATATAGTCCTCAACCCTTGGACTTCACGAAATTCGAGGAGGGCTCCCCCCCACATCAACCTCATTAGCAAGAGGATCCTAACTCACTAGGTTGGGAAAGCCGCAAATCTCTGGCCCGGCAAGCTAGGCCCCTTTCGGGATATAAGCCCACGTCTGGGCAGGTCTCAGGATCCAGGTTTGATCATGTACAGCATAATAGCTTTATTATGAGACTATATAAACTCAAGAGTCTGGGAAAACTGCTAACTACAATGTGTTAAAATTTTATGTAAGGAAAAAACTAAATTTAGATAAGGTGACTTTTTAGGTAAAAAGTGAAGTCTTGCTTTATGAAATCATTGGTGCTCGTGGTCATTTCCATTCTCTTGGTAATGCTAGGGATCACTCTTTCGATTTATGCCTCACAGACTCAGAGAATGTCAGTGGTCTCCTACGGATTTGGAAGCGTAGCCTATCCGCCCAACTATCAAGATCAATACTGGGCTGTACTATCAAAAGGCAGCCCAACTGGTCAAATAGTTTTAAACGGAACTGACATCCTCAACGTTTCTAATATCTCGCCAGTTAAGCTCAACTCCTCCTACTTTTACGTCTACGTCGTCACAGGGTATGTGGAGAATCTCGCCCCAT belongs to Metallosphaera tengchongensis and includes:
- a CDS encoding exodeoxyribonuclease III, with product MRILSWNVNGLRSALSKGLMDLVRKTSYDVLMFQEVKTNQIPIDFLAIPYKVFLNASRRKGYSGTLTLSNTEPISVKYGIGNEEFDSEGRVISLEFSSLYVINVYFPNSGEELKRLEYKIRFNHEFQKFVTSLPKPAVICGDFNVAHEEIDIARPKENENHAGFTSQEREWFHQFLLSGFVDTYRLFVKEGGHYTWWSYRFHARERNVGWRIDYCLVSEELKSRVRKADILTDLTGSDHAPVTLDIEV
- a CDS encoding MFS transporter; the encoded protein is MGLGPFLASEIVLINPAIGWRVVFGIGATLAFIVLVIRSHASETVRMLGLKGHVDQAEKVVKEMEEKAMKRTGLKELPPPQPLSFQVKKVDPFYVFKNPVYRIRVLAVMLAIFFFYFGEYPYLTEYPLWTSTFLGYKGSLGDEITFLFGLAGVATFLGAIGLRFVVERVRRPILVTLSYFVGMLLGVLVAVYGAIIKDVNLAFVGMLLTNFIGVGWSNQLNYLNGTENVPTYARATSFAFSDGFAHLGAAISTAIMFSIIPLLGSLGTWVLFQIPMVIMGIILIKVLPNTIGKSLESVNESQAGI
- a CDS encoding DEAD/DEAH box helicase, translated to MSFPLAEMFFSSYRRDPNSNYLVSAPTGSGKTHLAKVVLLEGGGISIYVSPLKALSREVYLDVKDRTRAVIADSDVYEDDLRHFKGDVLLATYEKLDSAIRHDYSWLGNVKRVIIDEIHNVEGERSLAIENIVLWAKEKGVPLISLSATLSNPEKYVKWLDAKLISHKERTVPLHECIAYPYTLKCSNGIEENFKVKPTRNLPKLELLYNVLEKISSMGKNALVFVKSRKSAEILADKLNKMGLRTSFYHSGMSQEDRKKVLDLLYKGSLNAVVSTTALGQGVNLPVYAVVFYEMKLPLVDEKGEFKGWKDISRSEFLQIAGRAGRPKYDKEGLTILIASNKVFAEIYSRKYFRGTANPEVSRPDLDTLSLAFISWNQRVDFQKLKDSINSTFNFRGVDESEVERSVTSLREMKLLELRDHLSITPLGRAVAISYIDVKALKGFPIENKEQDLITAIVSSPEVAPSLRGCKEGKELLSKWMNGESIEGLCVKLSHKDIGEFISNSRWISFAMYRVMRALNDDRFRKALDIHLSIKYGVPVQGINLARAGIPREIIVDLLRFNVSDLTDLCVLVGLKGIREQMRKHDVEIEVICRKVYSDDPSIFDARMALQQYEGKEFELGELVSRYGRDTLAKLMRMKLLQRRGDRFVIVGTQRTV
- a CDS encoding MFS transporter; amino-acid sequence: MSEELNKKIAELASRVDRLPTIVLPVSVILSLAFGYFIALYDVIDIGLAFSPASISYTGLTSSEATTVVSMGLFGYIPGAIILGYLADRIGRKPTLILTALLTGIGSLGNALSVNFATFIIFRFITGMGIGGDLILVPVYLVEMVPAIKRPPTLT